The genomic window CCGACCCCGAGGCCCGCTACCGCCGGCCGATGGAGCTGGCGGAGGACCTCGACCGCTGGCGATCCGACCGGCCCCCCGCCTACGCCCGCGAGCCGTTCTGGTCCGAGGCCCTGCCCCGCTGGGCCCGCCGCCGCCGCCGCGCCCTGGCCGTCGCCGCCGTGGCCCTGGTCGTCTCCCTCGCGACCGCGGGCCTGGCCAGGCTGGCCTCGCATTGGGTCCTCCGCGGCCAGTCCCTGAGCCAGCTGGCGCGGATCTGGGACCTCCAGGAGGCGGGCGTCTACCAGTACCGCCGCCCCTACGGCATGCCGCTGGCGCCCCGCGAGTCCCCGGACGTCCTGGCGACGGCGGCCGCCGCGCTGCGGGACTACAGGGTGCTCGGGCCCGAGGACTGGCGGCGGGGGGAGGAGTACCTCAGCCTGCCCCCCGCCGACCGCTTCGACCTGGAGGCCTGGCTCATGGAGGAGGCGTTCCGCTACGCCGCGGCCCTCAGCCGCCAGGCCGATTCCCCCGTGGACTGGCTCCAGGCGACGGCCGCCCTCGACCGCGCCGACCCCACGCTCCGCCTCCCCGCGCTGGAGCCCCTGCGGCGGCGGCTCGGCGAACGGCTCGGCCGCTCCAAGTCCGCCTCGCGGGTGGCCCGGATCCTGGACCCCGGCAAGGCCGGCCCGGCGACGCCCCCGGGGCCCGACGCCGCCGAGTACCTGCTGGGCGTCGCGGACGAGCTGGCGGACGAGTCGTACGAGGGCGACCCGGCGCTGGCCGCCCGGGCCCTGCGCCACTACCAGGCCGTCCTCGACCGCCACCCCGACTCGTTCTGGGCCCACTACCGCTCCGCCGTCGTCTGCTTCCGGCTCTGGCGGTGGTCGGAGGCGGCCCGGCACGTGGAGCACTGCCTCGCCAGGAGGCCGGGCAACGGCGCCCTCCGCGGCCAGCTCGCCGCCTGCCTCTCGGAGCTCAGGCTCTACGACCGGGCCCGGCGGGAGTGCGACCTGGCCATCGAGCTGTCCCCGAACCACGGCGAGTTCTACCGCTCGCGGGCCTTCATCCGGGCGGCCCTGGGCCAGGCCGAGGGCGTCGGCGAGGACATCCGGACCTTCGAGGTCCTCGCCGGCCTCGCGGACCGGCCCTCGCCCGCCGAGGCCGCCCCCCTCGACGTCGACGGCGGGGCGGCCGATCGCGGGCTCCCGCTCACCTTCGAGGCCCTCGCGGGGCCGCAGCGCGGCCCCGTCCTCCGCGACGACCTCGGGGCGATCGCCCGGGGCGAGCTCGACACCCGGGTCCAGCTCGCGTCCCGGATCACCTGGCTCGGCATCTCGGGGGACCCCGGCAGCCCCCGGCCCGCCCCCGCCGACGACGGCGGCGGGATGCTCGGGATCGCCCAGGAGGAGCTCGACAAGATCCTCCGCCTCGAGCCGCGCCACCTCAACGCCCGGATCCTCCGCATGATGCAGCACCTGGAGCGGGGCCGGCAACGGGCCGCATGCGACGACCTCCAGGGCGTCCTGGAGCACGCCGACCTCGACGCCTACCTGCTCAAGGACGACCAGCGCGAGGAGTTCCTCCACGGCGCGCACCGGTTCGCCACCCGCGGCCTGATCGACGAGGCCTTCGAGATGGTGCAGCGCGTGTTCCGCGCCACCCGCCACACCGACGTCCCGCTCGGCCGCACGCGCTACTACATGGCCCGGATCCTGGCCGTGTCCGGCCCGGCCGACGCCTGGCGGGTCCAGCTCGCCGCCCGGCACCTGTTCCGGGCCATCGAGAGCCATCCCCGCTTCCGCGAATGGTACCGGCAGGACCGCGACTTCGACGCCGTCCGGGGCGAGCTCGACGTCATCCTCCGGGGCATGCGCGAGGCCGAGGTCACCGAGTAGTCCGCCCCCCGGCACGCCCCGCGACACGGCCGCCCGCCGGCACCGCCCCGGCCCCATGCGCCCGCGCCGCCGGCCTCCCCCATGGCCGGCCCGCCCGGTCCGTTCAGAACTCCTGCCCGTATGCCGCCCTGCGGAAGATCCTTGTCGCCTCCTCGACCGGGATCCCGACGACGGCCAGCCGGCCCTTGCCGGACTCGCCGCCGACCGGCGTGAGGGGGACGCCCAGGCCGAGCTCGGCCGCCTGCCGGATGTGCTGGACGGCCAGCGTCTCGAAGCCCAGGAGGTGCGCCCCCACGGAGTCCACCGAGACGGGGTTGCGGCCCGCGATCACCAGCCCGGTGTCCACCGCCTTGCCGCCGATCGGGCCCTTGCCGATCATCGCCGGCTGCCCAACCACGATCCCCAGGTCGATCGGGAACCGCATCAGCATCCCGACCAGGAACGCCTGCTTGTCCACCAGGATGTTGTGCGGGTGCCGCTCCTGCTTCACCCGCGGGTACCCGTAGAAGTCGGCGCAGGGGAAGCTCATCGCGACGTTCTTGATCGAGAGCGTCACCGTCGCCGTCGAGTGGACCTTGAGCTGCGCCAGGGACACGACCTTCTCGTAGGTCAGCACGCGGGGGTTGACCACGATCTTGCGCTGGGGGCCGAACGCCAGGTCCACCGCCTCGAAGGGGGGCTGATTGTGGTCGAACCACTCGACGCCCTCGGAGGCGATGACCTCGGTATAGCCCATGACCTTCGCCACGTCCTCGGACTTCATCGCGCCGGCGCCGCCGGTCACGACGATCGACTTCGGGTGCAGCCTCTTGACGAACCGGATCGTCGCCCGCAGCGACTCCGCCGACGTGCAGGCCGTCCTGTCGTCGGCGTGCGCGGTGGTGTCGTTGGGCTTGATGGCGACGACCTTGTCGCGGAAGTCGTCGAGCGTGAGCTCGCCGAGGGCCCGCTCGATGGCCCCGGCGATGTCCTTCGGGTCGTGGGCGATGGCGACCTTGAGCGAGTCTTCGGGCTTCATGGGAGGGCTCCCTGGAGAGGAAGGGGCGCGGGGCCGGCGGCCGAGTGGTCCCCGCCGGCCCGGCGCGGCCGGTCAGCTGCGATCGATCCGGAATTCGCGGTCCGTCGGCGGCCCCGACGGGGCCTGCACCGTCCGGATGCTGCGGGCGAGGTGGGCGCGGCGGGCGCCTCGCCGGCCCTGCCGGGACGAGCCGTCCCATTCGAAGATGCCGGCCGTCGCCGGGTCCGGGTCGATGTGGCACGCGTGGCCGCGTACTGTCGTGGAGGTGCGATCCGTGGATCCCCGGTGCATCGTCCGTCCCTCCGGGGCCGCGCCCCTCGACATCCCTCCGCGCCCGCCGGCCCGACTCATCCCGCCGCCCGCCCCGGTTGAGGGCGGAGGCAAACGATATTCCAACCGGGGCGTCCCGCGGCGTGCCGGTGTACGGGCGTTGACAGGGGGCGGGCCCTCGGGTCCAATCCCAACGTCCGCGATCGCGGCTTCCGCGGACGCGGAGGACCCTCTTCATGGAACCAGGGAGACATGCCATGTCGTATGCCGAGACGCTGCTGCCGGAGTTCGACCAGGAGATGGCGAGCACCCGCAAGGTCCTGGAACGGCTCCCGGACGACAAGCTCGACTGGAAGGCCCACCCGAAGTCGCACACGATCGGCTGGAACGCGAACCACGTGGCGGACATCCCGCACTGGATCGTCGAGGTCCTGACGAAGCCGGCCCTGGACATCGCGCCGGCGGACGGCCCGCGGTACCAGACGCCGGCCCTGACCAGCCGGCGGGAGATCCTCGAGAACTTCGACCGGAACGTCGCCGAGGCCCGCGCCGCGATCGCCGCGGCGAAGGACGAGGACGTGCGCCAGCCGTGGTCGCTCCTCAGCGGCGGCCAGCCGATCATGGCCATGCCCCGCGCCGCGATGATCCGGGGCATGGTCCTCAATCACCTGATCCACCATCGCGCCCACCTCTGCGTCTACTACCGCCTCAACGAGATCCCCGTCCCGGGCATGTACGGCCCCTCGGGCGACGATTGAACGCGCGGGCGGGCCGGGGCCGCCGCCCTCGCGCGTTGCGGATCGTGCCGGCATGTTGCTAAAGTGTGCTCGCCTCTCCGGGACGTTTCGTCGGCCCGCCCCAGGGACGGAGCCGCGGGCTCACATCCTCGCAATGACGGGAGCGACACATGCGGACGTATCTCCTCGCGGTGGCGGCCGGCCTCGCCTGCACCGGCGCGATGGCCGGCGACATCCTGAACCTGGGCGACGCCGCGCCCAAGCTCGCGGTCTCGAAGTTCGTCAAGGGGGAGAAGGTGGAGGGCTTCGAGCCCGGCAAGACCTACGTGGTCGAATTCTGGGCGACCTGGTGCGGCCCCTGCCGCGCCAGCATCCCGCACCTGACGGAGCTGGCCCACAAGTACAAGGACAAGGGGGTCCGGTTCATCGGCGTGGACGTCTGGGAGCGCGACCTCTCGAAGGTCGAGCCGTTCCTGAAGGAGATGGGCGACAAGATGGATTACTCCGTCGCGCTCGACGACGTCGCGGACCCGAGCAACCCGAGCGCCGGCAAGATGGCCACCGGCTGGATGGAGGCCGCCGGCGAGAACGGCATCCCGACGGCGTTCGTGATCCGCGACGGCAAGGTCGCCTGGATCGGCCACCCGATGAGCATGGACGAGCCGCTGGCCAAGATCACCGCCGGCGACTGGGACGCCAAGGCCAAGGCGCCGGAGCGGCTCGCGGCCAAGGCGAAGGAAAAGAAGATGATGGAGGTCCAGGCGAAGGTCTACGGGCCCCTCCGGAAGAAGGACTTCAAGGCCGGCCTCGCCGCCATCAAGGAAGTCACCGCCAGCGACCCCGAGCTGGCCGGCGCGTTCGACGACGTCAAGCTCATGTGCCTCAATCAGGTCGGCGAGGCCGACGAGGCCGCGGCCCTGGCCGGCAAGATGCTCGAGGCGAACAAGGACAACGCCATGGCCCTGAACGGCCTGGCCTGGACCATCGTCGACCCGGACCTGAAGCAGGACGTGGACCCGCGCCTGGCCCGCGTCGCGCTCGACGCCGCCCGCAAGGCGAACGACCTGACCGGCGATAAGGACATGGCCGTCCTGGACACCCTCGCCTGCGCCGAATACCGCGCCGGCAACGCCGAGGCCGCCGTCGCCGCCGAGGAGAAGGCCCTCAAGGCCCTCGAGGCCGCGGTGAAGGAGAAGGCCAAGGACCACCCGTATTACAAGCAGTTCACCGGCCGCATCGAGCTGTTCCGCAAGTCCGGCAAGAAGGCCGAGGCGAAGTGACCCGACCGATCCGTCGCCCCCCGCGGCCCGTCATGCGACGGGCCGCGGCGCCGACAGACGTCGCCGCGGGCGAGCGGGGGGCGTCAGCCGCCTGTCCGCGCCGACCGGCGGGATCGACCAGAAAGTCTCGTAGGGTGCGTCTTGACGCACCGGACCGGCTCGGCACCGCGAAGAACCCCGGCCGTCCCGCGCGGCGGGGCAAGCCCCCTATCGCTGCATCGCCCGCATGACGCGGCGGTCCGGTGCGTCAAGACGCACCCTACGAGGGTCGGTGACCCGCCTCCAGGGTTTACCCCAACGCGTGTGCGTCCGCGCCGCGTCTGAAGCGCCCTGCAAAAGTCGGATCGTGCCGCCACGGATCGACCCGGCGTCGCGCTCGAAGTGCGCATCGGGTGAAGAGGGGCGGGGCCGGCAGCCGATGACCTCATCTGGATTTCCGGCGAAGCCGGGGCGAACGGGAGGATTTTGCCCTCGCCCTCCTCGGGGGAGAGGATAGAATCGCGGCCTCACATCGACGCGCGCCCCGAAGGTGCGTTCGGCCTCGGCCAGGTCAGGGAGGACAGGAGATGCCGTGGTTCCGTTGGCGGGCGGCCCTGCGCGAGCGCCTCGCCGCGCGCCCGGGGCGCGGGAGGTCGCGGCCGGGCTGCGAGTGCCTGGAGGGCCGGGCCCTGCTGAGCGGCGTCTCGTCGTTCCTCGGCGGGGGGAAATCGACGAGCCTTTCGTCGTACCTCTTCCCCAAGCCGCCGGACCGCAACCCGGTGACGGTCAAGGTCGTCTTCCCGGACGGCATGGACGGCCGCACCAACGCCCTGATGGAGCTGAGCAAGACGGACGCCCCCCTGCGCCAGAAGATCCAGGGGAGCAAGGTCCTCAAGGTGCCCCGGTTCCCGCTCGCCTACAACGGGCCGAAGCAGCTGGACCTGAACGTGATCGGCTCGACGGCCGCGATCCGCCGCGACCAGGGCTTCTCCCTGACGGGCCGGCTGCTCGGGCCGACGACCGCGAGCGACGAGGCGGTGTACTCATTCCTGATCAATCGCGGCGGCGCGACGGCCCTCGGCCCGGCGGGCGGGGCGAGGTCGGTCCGCTACGACGCGGTCGTGCAGGTCACCAAGGGCACCGCCGGCGTGACGGCCGTCCGCGTGGACCTGGTGGGCCCGTCGGGGCGGGTCCTCTCCTCGACCGCGCTCCCCACCGCCCTCGCAAGCCTGTCCGGCGATTCCGTGAGCGTCAGCGTGCCGGCCGGCCTGCTCCCGTCCACCTCCGCCTCGGGCACGCCCCGCTATTCCTACTCGTTCCTCGCCGCCACGCCCGGCGGCCGGAAGACCGACATCGCCGGGTATTCCCCCGAACGCACGATGACCATCATCTCCGGCGCGGCCCCCGGGGGGGCCCCGACGAGCTGAGGCGTCGGGCCCTCCCCCAGTCGCCAGGGCCTCCCGGACCGGTTAGACTGGCCGGGGGCTCCCGGGATGGCGGCTTGGGGATGACGCATCGATGGAAAGCGGCGGTCGCAACCTGGTCCTGGGGACGGCGGGGCACATCGACCACGGCAAGACGGCGCTGGTGCGGGCGCTGACGGGCGTGGACACGGACCGCCTGCCGGCGGAGAGGCAGCGGGGGATCACCATCGACCTGGGGTTCGCCTCGCTGGAGCTGGGCGAGGACCGGCTGGCCGTGGTGGACGTGCCGGGGCACGAGCGGTTCATCCGCAACATGCTGGCGGGCGCCTCCGGGCTGGACCTGGCGATGCTGGTCGTCGCGGCCGACGACTCGGTGATGCCGCAGACCCGCGAGCACCTGGAGATCCTGGAGCTGCTGGGCCTCTCCGGCGGCCTCGTCGCGCTGACGAAGTGCGACCTGGCGGACGCCTCGTGGACCGGCCTGGTCGAGGACGAGGTCCGCGAGCTCGTCCGCGGGACGTTCCTGGAAGGCGCCCCGATCGTCCGCACGGCCGCCACGACGGGCCTGGGGATCGACGCCCTCAAGGCGGAGCTGGCGGCGCTCTGCGGGTCCGCGACGATCCGGCCGGACCCGGGGCTCTTCCGGATGGCCGTGGACCGCTCGTTCACGGTGGCCGGGCACGGCACCGTGGTCACGGGCACGGTGGCCTCCGGCGAGGTCGCCGTCGGGGACGAGCTGGAGTGGCAGCCCGAGGGGCGCGTCGTCCGCGTCCGCGGCCTGCACCGCCACGACCGGCCCGTCGATCGCGTGGGCCGCGGCTCGCGCGCGGCGATCAACGTGGCGGGCGTGCACCACGAGGAGGTCCGCCGCGGGCACGAGCTGGCGGCGCCCGGCTACCTCCGCGCGTCGAAGGTCCTGAGCGTCCAGCTCTCCGCGGCCGAGGACGCCGCGCGGCCGCTGCGGCACCGCGGGCGATATCGGGTCCACCTGGGCACGGCCGAGGTCTCGGCGACGCTCGCCCTGCTGGAGGGCAACGCCCTGGCGGCCGGCTCCGGCGGGCTCGGCCAGCTCTTCCTGGCGGAGCCCGTGGTCGCCGTGCACGGCCAGCCGCTGGTGATCCGCGAGGAGAGCCCGCCGGCGACGCTCGGCGGCGGCCGCGTGGTCCAGCCCCTCGCCCGGAGGCTCCGCCGCCGCGACGAGGCCTCCATGGATCGCCTCCGCCGCCTCCGTTCGGCCGACCCCAAGGAGCGGGCCGCCGCGGCGCTCGCCTTCCTGGGCCTGAATCCCGCGTCCGACCGGGAGCTCTGCGCCCTGGCCGGCATCCCCATCGGCGAGGTCCCGGGCGTGCTCGACGAGCTCACCCGGTCCGGCGCCCTCGTCGAGGTCCCGATCGGGCCGAGGCGGACGACCCGGGTCCTGGCCGAGTTCGTCGCCGACCTGGAGGACCGGGTCCTGCGGGCCCTCTCCCGGCTCCACGCCGCGCGGCCGAGGCACTCGGCGATCCCCCGCGCCCACCTCGCGGCCGAGCTGCCGGACCTCTCCAGCGAGGCCCTGATCGCCGGGGTCATCGACCGGCTGAAGGCCCGGGGCGAGGTCCTCGCCGAGGCCCGCACCGTCGCGGCGAAGGGCCATTCGCCGAAGCTCAGCCAGGGCGAGCGGAAGCTCAAGGAGGAGTTGCACGCCGCCATCCGCGCCGGGGGCATCAGCCCGCCGGAGGTGTCCGACCTCGCCGCGACGGCCGGCTCGCGCGCGGCCGTCGTCCCCGACCTCCTGGCCCTGCTCCGGGACGAGCAGCGCGCGGTCGAGATCTCCCCCTCGCTCTTCCTCGACTTCGACGCCGCGGCCGACCTCCGCCGCCGCGTCCGCGAGCACCTGGAGGGGGGCCGGACGATGACCATGGCCGACCTCCGCGACCTCCTGTCCACGACCCGCAAGTACGCCGTGCCCATCGGCGAGTACCTCGACCGCATCGGCCTCACCCGCCGCGAGGGCGACGTCCGCCGCCTGGGCGACGCCGAAGCGTGAGCGCAGCCGGAAGCGGGGAAGGACGCCGCGGCGAGCCGCGCATCCGGGCCGGGCGGTCCGCCGCGGAGGACTCCGGCCCGCTGGGGGCGAGTGGCCATCTCGGCCCCCACTTCATTTCCGGGCATAAGTAACTTGAGCAAGTTCTCGGACCCGGGTGGCTGGGGCAGAG from Aquisphaera giovannonii includes these protein-coding regions:
- a CDS encoding DinB family protein, coding for MSYAETLLPEFDQEMASTRKVLERLPDDKLDWKAHPKSHTIGWNANHVADIPHWIVEVLTKPALDIAPADGPRYQTPALTSRREILENFDRNVAEARAAIAAAKDEDVRQPWSLLSGGQPIMAMPRAAMIRGMVLNHLIHHRAHLCVYYRLNEIPVPGMYGPSGDD
- a CDS encoding TlpA disulfide reductase family protein, whose translation is MRTYLLAVAAGLACTGAMAGDILNLGDAAPKLAVSKFVKGEKVEGFEPGKTYVVEFWATWCGPCRASIPHLTELAHKYKDKGVRFIGVDVWERDLSKVEPFLKEMGDKMDYSVALDDVADPSNPSAGKMATGWMEAAGENGIPTAFVIRDGKVAWIGHPMSMDEPLAKITAGDWDAKAKAPERLAAKAKEKKMMEVQAKVYGPLRKKDFKAGLAAIKEVTASDPELAGAFDDVKLMCLNQVGEADEAAALAGKMLEANKDNAMALNGLAWTIVDPDLKQDVDPRLARVALDAARKANDLTGDKDMAVLDTLACAEYRAGNAEAAVAAEEKALKALEAAVKEKAKDHPYYKQFTGRIELFRKSGKKAEAK
- the selB gene encoding selenocysteine-specific translation elongation factor — translated: MESGGRNLVLGTAGHIDHGKTALVRALTGVDTDRLPAERQRGITIDLGFASLELGEDRLAVVDVPGHERFIRNMLAGASGLDLAMLVVAADDSVMPQTREHLEILELLGLSGGLVALTKCDLADASWTGLVEDEVRELVRGTFLEGAPIVRTAATTGLGIDALKAELAALCGSATIRPDPGLFRMAVDRSFTVAGHGTVVTGTVASGEVAVGDELEWQPEGRVVRVRGLHRHDRPVDRVGRGSRAAINVAGVHHEEVRRGHELAAPGYLRASKVLSVQLSAAEDAARPLRHRGRYRVHLGTAEVSATLALLEGNALAAGSGGLGQLFLAEPVVAVHGQPLVIREESPPATLGGGRVVQPLARRLRRRDEASMDRLRRLRSADPKERAAAALAFLGLNPASDRELCALAGIPIGEVPGVLDELTRSGALVEVPIGPRRTTRVLAEFVADLEDRVLRALSRLHAARPRHSAIPRAHLAAELPDLSSEALIAGVIDRLKARGEVLAEARTVAAKGHSPKLSQGERKLKEELHAAIRAGGISPPEVSDLAATAGSRAAVVPDLLALLRDEQRAVEISPSLFLDFDAAADLRRRVREHLEGGRTMTMADLRDLLSTTRKYAVPIGEYLDRIGLTRREGDVRRLGDAEA
- a CDS encoding DUF362 domain-containing protein encodes the protein MKPEDSLKVAIAHDPKDIAGAIERALGELTLDDFRDKVVAIKPNDTTAHADDRTACTSAESLRATIRFVKRLHPKSIVVTGGAGAMKSEDVAKVMGYTEVIASEGVEWFDHNQPPFEAVDLAFGPQRKIVVNPRVLTYEKVVSLAQLKVHSTATVTLSIKNVAMSFPCADFYGYPRVKQERHPHNILVDKQAFLVGMLMRFPIDLGIVVGQPAMIGKGPIGGKAVDTGLVIAGRNPVSVDSVGAHLLGFETLAVQHIRQAAELGLGVPLTPVGGESGKGRLAVVGIPVEEATRIFRRAAYGQEF
- a CDS encoding serine/threonine-protein kinase, with the translated sequence MTAGSRQATAGASGFAAGGPGGATSPRRIQRVLDDFTRRRGDGEVGDVEGYLAEAGPLPDDLVVELAYREYCLREEEGEEADEESFLARFPAHRAALGRLLAVHRAWLAAPEGEGEGDWTRPVAGELAFESGVGPGLEELPGAGDEIGPFVLRREIGQGSFARVFIAEQADLENRLVVVKVSTRRTREPWLLARVRHAHIVEILLHAEVNDGAFQLLCMPFEGGATLAAVLERGRAAGGPPRHRGALLQDLDAVAAPEYAAVAPAGPARELLGRLGDAHALAWIAARLAEALDYAFGRGVAHGDVKPSNILLTADGNPLLLDFNLSQDWSARTDPRGADAGGTLAYMAPERLRALAARADGDHGEGAGADPDADTEARPADAGEGQAAADATAAGIDARRADIYSLGMVLLEALAGSAAGVPGRGEGRAGLADLARAHAAPRERGAGALIRDAEERGGRRIPRGLRHVLERCLAADPEARYRRPMELAEDLDRWRSDRPPAYAREPFWSEALPRWARRRRRALAVAAVALVVSLATAGLARLASHWVLRGQSLSQLARIWDLQEAGVYQYRRPYGMPLAPRESPDVLATAAAALRDYRVLGPEDWRRGEEYLSLPPADRFDLEAWLMEEAFRYAAALSRQADSPVDWLQATAALDRADPTLRLPALEPLRRRLGERLGRSKSASRVARILDPGKAGPATPPGPDAAEYLLGVADELADESYEGDPALAARALRHYQAVLDRHPDSFWAHYRSAVVCFRLWRWSEAARHVEHCLARRPGNGALRGQLAACLSELRLYDRARRECDLAIELSPNHGEFYRSRAFIRAALGQAEGVGEDIRTFEVLAGLADRPSPAEAAPLDVDGGAADRGLPLTFEALAGPQRGPVLRDDLGAIARGELDTRVQLASRITWLGISGDPGSPRPAPADDGGGMLGIAQEELDKILRLEPRHLNARILRMMQHLERGRQRAACDDLQGVLEHADLDAYLLKDDQREEFLHGAHRFATRGLIDEAFEMVQRVFRATRHTDVPLGRTRYYMARILAVSGPADAWRVQLAARHLFRAIESHPRFREWYRQDRDFDAVRGELDVILRGMREAEVTE